A single genomic interval of Myxocyprinus asiaticus isolate MX2 ecotype Aquarium Trade chromosome 19, UBuf_Myxa_2, whole genome shotgun sequence harbors:
- the ttc32 gene encoding tetratricopeptide repeat protein 32, whose product MEDGELVILQKAHDEFNRKNYIRAEELYTQFIESCTKNRQCNSRDLAIAYNNRGQVKYLKVDFYEAMDDYTSAIQTNSQFEVPLYNRGLIRYRLGFFKEAESDFRRALELNPHFKDAKESLCQTLLDSEEKLKRGY is encoded by the exons ATGGAGGACGGCGAGCTCGTGATCCTGCAAAAAGCACATGACGAGTTCAACAGGAAGAACTACATAAGAGCAGAGGAATTATACACACAGTTTATCGAGTCGTGCACAAAAAACAG acAGTGTAATTCTCGTGATTTGGCCATCGCTTATAATAACCGAGGACAAGTGAAGTATCTCAAGGTGGATTTCTATGAAGCGATGGATGATTACACCTCAGCCATCCAGACCAACAGCCAGTTTGAAGTGCCACTTTATAACAGAGGGTTAATACGTTACAGGTTGG GCTTTTTTAAAGAGGCTGAGAGTGACTTTCGGAGAGCCCTGGAGCTGAATCCTCATTTTAAAGATGCTAAAGAAAGTTTATGTCAGACACTTCTGGACAGTGAAGAAAAGCTGAAGAGAGGATACTGA